Proteins from a single region of Thunnus albacares chromosome 14, fThuAlb1.1, whole genome shotgun sequence:
- the crls1 gene encoding cardiolipin synthase (CMP-forming) → MMMCFRRDVRWFVSARCAGACWLEGASWRHRHTPVTGGPRSIQPPVTGSWISGLRGTDSRVACWPGILQQVKPTPWHAHGTTLLYRGGHERSSAASFRSLLSSGARGLCSGKHEETPVSPPAADRAEAAPVPGQGLFKFKELYENPWTIPNLLCVCRISLAPLLGHLIIQQHFHLSLALFTLAGATDLLDGYIARTWPTQKSALGSALDPLADKILISILYVSLTYAEIIPAPLTALVIFRDIGLIAAVFWVRYKTVPPPVTLSKFFNPCYTTAQLKPTLFSKVNTAIQLLLVAASLAAPVFQFSDSVLLQCLWYVTAVTTAVSGYSYWHYGRKTVQVLNTRSP, encoded by the exons ATGATGATGTGTTTTCGGAGGGATGTTCGCTGGTTTGTGTCCGCGCGGTGTGCGGGTGCGTGTTGGCTCGAGGGTGCGTCATGgcggcacagacacacacctgtcaccgGGGGGCCGAGGTCCATACAGCCGCCGGTGACCGGCTCGTGGATATCAGGGCTTAGAGGGACGGACAGCCGGGTCGCGTGCTGGCCCGGGATTCTCCAGCAGGTCAAACCGACACCGTGGCACGCGCACGGAACCACACTACTGTACCGGGGAGGTCACGAGAGGTCGTCAGCGGCTAGTTTCCGGTCCCTGTTGTCATCAGGAGCTCGAGGGCTTTGCAGCGGAAAGCATGAGGAGACGCCGGTCAGCCCACCTGCGGCGGACCGGGCTGAAGCCGCCCCGGTACCGGGACAAGGACTGTTCAAGTTCAAAGAGCTG TACGAGAACCCGTGGACAATCCCCAACCTGTTGTGCGTGTGTCGGATTTCGCTGGCTCCGCTGCTGGGTCACCTGATCATCCAGCAGCACTTTCACCTCAGTCTGGCTCTGTTTACCCTGGCAGGAGCTACTGACTTG TTGGATGGTTACATCGCCAGAACGTGGCCCACTCAGAAATCTGCACTGGGCAGCGCTCTCGACCCACTGGCTGATAAAATTCTCATCAGTATTTTATATGTCAGCCTCACCTATGCTGAAATTATACCAG CTCCACTGACAGCTTTAGTGATTTTCAGAGACATTGGTTTGATAGCTGCTGTCTTCTGGGTCAGATATAAGACTGTACCTCCACCG gtgACCCTTAGTAAGTTTTTTAACCCCTGCTACACCACAGCACAGCTCAAACCCACACTCTTCAGCAAG gTGAACACAGCCATCCAGCTCCTTCTGGTCGCAGCTTCTCTGGCAGCTCCGGTTTTCCAGTTTTCAGACAGTGTCCTGCTGCAGTGTTTATG